The sequence below is a genomic window from Tautonia rosea.
ACCGGTCAATTCCGACTCTGGAACCGAGAATCCGAGCCCGAGGCACCGCACTGGTTTACCGACCCGCTTCAGTGGTCGACGGACCAGGACGCCTACTCCGATGGCATGGAAGCGTCGCGAGCCGTCATGGACGTCGCCGTCCGGGCTCCTGGCGACGATCCCCTCGTGCCTGCTTATCCGAACATCGTGTTTCAGCTCACAGGCTATTCGGTCACCCTGAACGAGGACATCACCTACGACGAGGGAGGTGCGCTCACCAAGGGCAGCACCTGGAACCGCGAGACGCAGCAGATCAGCTCTCAGGCGTACGAGGTCAGCGCAGAGCTCGGTTTCTCCGGCTACAAGGTCGAGGGCAAAATCGGGGCGTCTTTCACCAACACCCAGACGACCAGCAACGCCGTCAGTGTGGGTGGCTCGGTGCTCGACGAGTCGAACTGGTCCCGAGCCCGTTGCACCAACCCGACCGACGCCGCTCGGATCAAGTTGCGGGTGAAGGTTTACAACCATGGAACCGCCTGCGCAAGCAACCTCTTTCCGACCCTCACCCTGCGTATCGGCGGCATCAACGTCGCGACCTTCGAGCCGGGAAACGCCCAGATCAACCTGCTTGTTCCGGGAGCGGTTTACCCCCCCGAACCGGGTGTTTCCTGGGTGATTGACTCGATCGATACCGGCGTCGGTGTCATCCCCCTGTCGCTCACACTCGATGAACTGCGAGCGCTTGAGCGTGGCGCCCCCGTCAGCCTGTCCGTCACCCAGTTGAAGGCCGACGTAATGCTCGCCGACCGAGCCAAGGGCTGGACCTCGGCAGGAGACGTCAACGAGTACCTGGCGCGGTGTACTCCCGTCAGCGCGAACATCCGTGTCGAGATCGGCGATGGCGACTTCTCCCACCACCTCGTCTTTGCCGGCGGCAGAACCTCGTTGCCGCGTCTCACGCTGGGGGAAGCGCTCGGGCGGATCGGCCTGGCAAACGACGGCTCGTTCGTCTACAGAGACGCCCAGGGCATCACCCGGCGGACCAACCTCGACGGTTACTCCTCGATCTTTGATCCGGAGACCCTGGCCGTCAACGGCTGGAATCTCACCACCTCGCCCCCGACGCCGCCCGAGGGCTTCTCCGTCATGAACATGGTGCTGGGCCCTGCGTCCAGTGTCATCTTCCGGGCCCCCCGAGAGGCCTCGGATCTCGGCCCGACCATCCACTACGTGAACGCCGACTCCGGGACACGCCGGATTCACCTGTGCGTGAGCGACTACCAGGGCATCCGTTCGCTCGAATGCCTGGACAA
It includes:
- a CDS encoding binary toxin-like calcium binding domain-containing protein translates to MSAHDTRSWPGLRVAALVIAIGSVLQAQPPTKALPTATEAPVANASGDPQTPRTTVDTDGDGVPDDLERGGYTFDPSTGQFRLWNRESEPEAPHWFTDPLQWSTDQDAYSDGMEASRAVMDVAVRAPGDDPLVPAYPNIVFQLTGYSVTLNEDITYDEGGALTKGSTWNRETQQISSQAYEVSAELGFSGYKVEGKIGASFTNTQTTSNAVSVGGSVLDESNWSRARCTNPTDAARIKLRVKVYNHGTACASNLFPTLTLRIGGINVATFEPGNAQINLLVPGAVYPPEPGVSWVIDSIDTGVGVIPLSLTLDELRALERGAPVSLSVTQLKADVMLADRAKGWTSAGDVNEYLARCTPVSANIRVEIGDGDFSHHLVFAGGRTSLPRLTLGEALGRIGLANDGSFVYRDAQGITRRTNLDGYSSIFDPETLAVNGWNLTTSPPTPPEGFSVMNMVLGPASSVIFRAPREASDLGPTIHYVNADSGTRRIHLCVSDYQGIRSLECLDKQGTPFRDENQEPVPLVEEIAGSGFYQALIPDPYYVFDGTEKVVVTNLAGQTTEQTISVVYDNKPPDPEAPTINAVHVNWFLDPPRIYANVTNPQPRYPLQWIRVFHPDLGQKGFVELEEAAERYRDPDGWEARLEGVSKGDSLKLKVVAYVQPGIYTEKVVSEVALAQLKPRVDWKGKNYWIRSALDFDAESDNVRTSGLLDEYPGLVQAPFDITATAHEGNLLLRFSRPFAVKELEGDQYAFAKLNKEGIGRLLETLPQKGGFTIAHKDDEDATRGRIYVMQTEGGNLVKFQIDVLEHNLTQWKRNAVLELSYVVYTPESQGEDTIRSEEKEDLPASATPRTRSTRSG